A section of the Telopea speciosissima isolate NSW1024214 ecotype Mountain lineage chromosome 3, Tspe_v1, whole genome shotgun sequence genome encodes:
- the LOC122656631 gene encoding transcription factor bHLH87-like, with amino-acid sequence MDNLGWDNNPPGASIKTPSSSLWSNHQQHEMDLPQGFFGSIREPQTITDALMAQYIVNPNPISSGVIAGFGVADGLQLVNGFEDGKVDVVSNSSLESLDCLLSATNSINTDTSVEDDGISMILSDCRNLWNFSSSNVVSQGFSKLLDSTTTTTTGRPTSTNKRSKEGHGGHKVKVNYQYFDLLQSDSSTTEGGFQFISENPALSRLKKPRLENDHQRSSNINFQQPSSSCLLSSVDEPDTEAIAHMKEMMYRAAAFRPVNLEIEVVEKPKRKNVRISSDPQTVAARHRRERISEKIRVLQRLVPGGSKMDTATMLDEAANYLKFLRSQIKALENMGQKLDSVNSTSTNLPFPSPPFNYRHPFPMHTFFPVPKP; translated from the coding sequence ATGGACAATTTGGGTTGGGACAACAACCCCCCAGGTGCCTCTATCAAGACCCCTTCCTCCAGCCTATGGAGCAATCACCAACAACATGAGATGGATCTCCCCCAAGGTTTCTTTGGCTCAATTAGAGAACCCCAAACAATAACTGATGCTCTAATGGCCCAATACATTGTAAACCCAAACCCGATCTCGAGTGGTGTAATTGCAGGTTTTGGTGTTGCTGATGGGCTGCAACTTGTTAATGGTTTTGAAGATGGCAAGGTTGATGTTGTCTCCAACAGCTCACTAGAGTCACTGGACTGCTTGTTGTCGGCAACTAACAGCATTAATACTGACACATCAgttgaagatgatggaatttCAATGATATTATCTGATTGTAGAAATCTATGGAATTTCAGTTCCAGCAATGTTGTCTCTCAAGGTTTTTCTAAGCTTCTTgattctactactactactactactggtAGGCCTACTTCAACAAATAAGAGAAGCAAGGAAGGACATGGTGGACACAAAGTGAAGGTGAATTATCAGTATTTTGATCTTCTCCAATCAGACTCTTCAACTACAGAAGGTGGGTTTCAGTTCATCTCGGAGAATCCGGCCTTGTCGAGATTAAAAAAACCCAGATTGGAGAATGATCATCAAAGATCATCAAACATAAACTTCCAACAGCCAAGCAGTTCTTGTTTATTATCTTCAGTTGATGAGCCTGACACTGAGGCCATTGCACACATGAAGGAAATGATGTATAGAGCTGCAGCATTCAGGCCTGTGAATCTGGAAATTGAAGTGGTGGAGAAGCCCAAGAGAAAGAATGTTAGGATTTCTAGTGATCCACAGACAGTGGCTGCAAGGCACAGGAGGGAGAGAATAAGTGAGAAAATTAGAGTGTTACAGAGGCTTGTCCCTGGTGGAAGCAAGATGGACACAGCGACAATGCTTGATGAGGCTGCAAACTATCTCAAGTTCTTGAGGTCTCAAATTAAAGCCTTAGAAAACATGGGGCAAAAGCTTGATTCTGTGAATTCCACCTCCACTaaccttcccttcccttcaccTCCATTTAATTACAGACATCCTTTTCCCATGCATACTTTTTTCCCagtcccaaaaccctaa